The following is a genomic window from Armatimonadota bacterium.
TTCGGCATCATAATGTCCAGTATTACCAGGTCAGGCTTTCTACCGCAAAACAACTCTATAGCCGCCTCGCCGTCCGTCGCCGATATAACTTCATAGCCCTCGGCTTCCAGATACCATCTAAGGCCTTCTATAAGATCAGCATCATCGTCAACGATCAGGATAAGCATATTTTTACTCCATCATCTCTGGATCATCCATTCTGATTCTAGCATGCGCGCCACCTTCCGGCAAATCCGCATTGCCTATACGATGCAACTTAAACACAACTGTGATGTATGTGTGATCTGTTTTTGGAACTGATTGTGAGCGCGTTTTCGTCATAGTAACTGGAAGCAGGCTACAGCAGAAAAGCGGCTTCATTGCAGTTTTGAGACGCACTTACGGCACTCACGCTCACACTGCAGACAGTTGGATGAGCGGAAGCAGTTGCGAGCTTTAGCTCTCAACTCTCCACTCTCAACTTTTCAAAGGAGGAACCGGAAATGAAGCTCACTACTTTGATCGTGGTAATGCTGGCAGTTATGTGTATGACACCCGCGTGGTGTCAGGGCGGCCCCAGACAGGGCGGCATGGGAACGTCCAGCGTAATGATGGCGGTAATGCCGCCAAAGGCCGATATGATTGATCGGCTCACTGATAAGCTCAGTCTCACGACTGACCAAGCGGAAAGCCTGAAGACCATTTTAACGGACGGTGATTCGACCATCCAGTCTCTTACGAAGACGTCCGCCGCGGCATCCAAAGCCCTTCGCGAGGCTATCTTTGCCTCCACATACGATGCCGATGCTGTAGCGGCAGCGGCAGCCAAGGCTGAGAAAGCGGAAGCTGCTGTTGTCAGTGAAAGCATAAGTGTGTGGGCAAAGGTCAGAGGCATTTTGACTTCCGATCAGATCACGTCGCTCCAGTCGGCGACCACATTTTCCGGCAAACCTGATGGCCCCGGTGGCCCCGGCGGACCACCACCAGATGGTTCATCTTCGCCAGGCAGCTATTAAGATGTGCAGCGTCCTGGCAAGCATTAAGTAGGCGCTGCCGTAAAGCCCCCGCATCTCTCTCCCGCGGGGGCTTTTTGCTGTTTTAGCTCCCACAATTCCTGATTTGTCATCTCGACAGACGAGACAGGAATTTCCGAGATAGTTACCGAAAACCTATAAGTAAATCGAATCTGCAGGACGATAGTCGGAAACAACAGAAGAAAATGAAGCAAAGTATATTACTGCTCTTATGCATACTCATATTTGCCTGCACAGCGACAACCTTAGCCCAACCGGCGCGGCAGCCAATTCTATTGGGCGTCGACAATGCGGGAAGCGAATGGTTGGCAAGCAAGACCGGCAACCCGTTCGGTGACGGTTCTGCGCTTGTCAAAAGTGCTCTTGCCGATCTCGGGGTTAATTTTATGGTCTACCACCTTTTCCCAACTAGCGGCGATGGGAACATGGCTCGTCGTGTTCAGGCAATTGACGAGTCAATGCGCGAATGCGGCCTGAAGTATATGCTCAACAATGAGATCCCCAACTTCGTCAAGTCCGCCGAGATCGCCCCGGGAGTCAACGAGTTTACGCATCCGGACGGCACGCACCGCTGGGACCTTCGCATGTCCTGGCTTGATCCTATCCTGCCGCCGCAAAAGGCTGGGCAGGCTGCGCTGCTCGGCGTCACTTATGACGAGTGCGAGCACATGCAGCTGACCGGCAACATGTTTGTCCACACTGATGATAAACAGAGATTTGATGCTCCATTTTTGGTTGATACAAAAGGCAAGGACCTTATTACCTCATACAATCTCCTGGTCGAAAAGTGCAAACAGCTAAAGCGAATCCATTATAAGGATCGGCTGACGCTCTCGACGGAGGACGTATGGCCGGATATGTTCCATATTTTCGCTCGCGCAGGCTGGACCATCACTCCAAAGATTCTTAAAGAAAACCTGAGTTCAGTTGTGATGTCTATTTCTCTTGGGGCTGCACTTGAGTACAAGAATTCGGATGCGGATTGGTGGGTTTCACCGGATCTTTGGTGCAAAAGCTGCTATCCCGGCCATTCTCCGCAGGCGCTGAAGTCGGCTCTTATGATGGGCTACTGGCTCGGAGCTGAAGCTTTGTATGTCGAGAACTTGGATTATCCCGGCAGGCCAGGCAAACGTCATCCGCTTGCTTCACCGACGGGCTCATTGATTTCATGGGAAGATGACGGCTCATATAAGCTGACAAATCACGGAAAAGTTGTCCAGGATTTCTATAAGAGATATGTTCCTGAGCACCCCAGGAGCTATTCCTGGCGGGATTACAGGCCGCGTGTCGCAATTATCCGACTGCCGGACGGAGCCTGGGGCCAGCGCGGAACAATGTATCGTGATCGTCTGCTTGGAAACCCCGATCATCCGATGGACGATGTCAGCGCCGAGTGGCTGCAGGTATGGCCGATTTTAACTCACGGGGTTGCCCGCCCCGGAGCTATTTCGATCAACAATCATAATGTGTATCCCGAATATCCATGGCCGTTTTTCGTGCCGATAGACAGCGTAGCGGTCTTCGACCATCTTGTGACAGGTCCTGTCCTCGACAGCGTCGAGTGTTTCATCGTATGCGGCCATGCTTTATCCGATCAAACGTTCAATGATATTGCTGTGAGAGTGAAGAATGGCGCAACCTGCATAATCTCACGCTCACTGTATAATGCCCACACATCCGGCTCGCTTCAAGGCAAGTGGGTGATTGTGGACTCCTTTACTGACCCGGTCGTATCGACATCACTAAAGCCATATCTCGGTCCACACAACGTCGCCAGGTTCAGGTTCAAGGGCTTTACTGTGGAGTTTAGAGCAGAAGACAACAAGGATGTTGTAGAGCCGAAAATCATACCCGTTAACCACGAGTAAAGCTGTTTATTTGCCCGTGGCCTTTGGCTTAAAAGCTTTAGCCCCTGCTATTCCAGGTTTAGTCATTTCCACAGACGACAGAATTGTGTCCAGTTGTTCCCTGGTAAAGAGCTTCTTCTCGAGAGCGACCTCGCGGATAGTCCTGCCGGTTTTGTCCGCTTCAGTAGCAAGTTCGGACGCTGCTTCGTAGCCTATGTGTGGGCTTAAAGCAGTGAGCATAGCAAAGCTGCCTTCGACGAGCATGCGGCAGCGGTCGGAATTAGCCTCTATTCCCCTGACACACTTATCCGCCAGCAGCAGCGCTGAGTTCTGAAGCAGTTGGAGCGATTGGAATAGGTTATGCGATAGCATAGGCAGAAACGCATTGAGCTCAAGCTGCCCGCTCATCGCCGCGATTGTAATTGCATGATCGTTTGCCATTATCTGGAACGCAGCCTGGCTCACGGCCTCAGTTGCAACGGGGTTTACCTTACCCGGCATAATCGAGCTTCCTGCCTGCAGCGGTGGCAGCTTGATTTCGCCGATCCCGGCTTTTGGCCCGGAGCTTAATATGCGCAGGTCTGATGCGATCTTGGCAAGGTTTACGGCAGCCGCCTTAATAAGTCCCGATACCTCGACATATACATCCGCATTTTGAGTGACGTCTATCATATTCTCAGCCCGAGCCAGAGGGACATTCGTGATCTCACGCAGGATATCTACAACTATATAGACATATTTCTGATCTGCATTAAGACCTGTCCCTATTGCCGTTCCGCCAAGGTTTACCTGCCTGAGGCGTTCTTCGACTTTATACAGCCGCCACCAGTCGCGCTGGACGGCCTGCGCCCATGCCGCAAACTCCTGGCCGAGAGTAATCGGCACAGCGTCCTGCATTTCAGTTCTGCCGGTCTTGAGCACAGCAGCGAAATCGTTTTCTTTCTCCTGAAGCGCGCGCTGGAGTTCGGATGCAGCCTTGCTCGTAGGAATAAGAAGGCGTATAGCGGCGAGTTTGACAGCCGTCGGGAAAACATCATTTGTGGCCTGAGCCAGGTTCACATGATCGAGCGGGTGGACGATGCTGTAATCGCCCTTTTTGCCGCCAAGGATTTCAATTGAGCGGTTAGCGATTACCTCATTGGCGTTCATATTGGCCGATGTTCCGGCGCCGCCCTGAAATACATCGGTTATGAACTGATCGTGCAGCCTGCCCGACGCTATTTCATCGCAAGCTCCGGCTATTGCGTCGGCTATATGCCGGTCCAGGTGTCCTGTGCGCAGATTAGCCAGAGCGCAGGCTTTCTTAACATCAGCGAGCGCACGAATAAGCTCCGGGTGGAGCCTGATCCCCGAGAGATTAAAGTTTTCATGAGCGCGGAGAGTGTGGATGCCGTAATACGCATCCGCTGGCACTTCCATCGCGCCCAGCAGGTCATGCTCAGTCCTTGTTTTCATATCGGTATTATATCACCCGGGCTTGAAACAGAGCGAACGAATCAAAATGCCATTTACCTTGTTTTGGCCTCTGCGGTTAAAACCGCAGCTAAAAACTGCACAAAGTGTCCCTGCGGGCACTGAGGTTTCAGTCGGCGAAGGCCGACTTTGTGTATTTGTAGCAGTGACTTTAGTCGCAAGGCACCATTTAACACAAAATTAAGGTGCGATTGTCCCGGCCATAGAAATCACCGGCTCTCGCACAGCGGCAGCCGGTAAAGTATTATTATTAGATTGATCGTGTCGAGCCACATACGAGCGCAAGATATCTCTCGTGCTCAAGTCCGTTTTAGTGATCTGCGCGTCGGAAAGCGCAGGGCTTGTTATGGCATAGTAGTCTTCGCTTGCAATTGTATAGTATGATGCAGGCTCTGCCTTATTGTTACCAACATATAGCTGACCGTCGCGTATCTCGGCTCCTACAACAGCAGCATTCGGCTGCAGCACAA
Proteins encoded in this region:
- a CDS encoding periplasmic heavy metal sensor, which gives rise to MKLTTLIVVMLAVMCMTPAWCQGGPRQGGMGTSSVMMAVMPPKADMIDRLTDKLSLTTDQAESLKTILTDGDSTIQSLTKTSAAASKALREAIFASTYDADAVAAAAAKAEKAEAAVVSESISVWAKVRGILTSDQITSLQSATTFSGKPDGPGGPGGPPPDGSSSPGSY
- a CDS encoding aspartate ammonia-lyase; this translates as MKTRTEHDLLGAMEVPADAYYGIHTLRAHENFNLSGIRLHPELIRALADVKKACALANLRTGHLDRHIADAIAGACDEIASGRLHDQFITDVFQGGAGTSANMNANEVIANRSIEILGGKKGDYSIVHPLDHVNLAQATNDVFPTAVKLAAIRLLIPTSKAASELQRALQEKENDFAAVLKTGRTEMQDAVPITLGQEFAAWAQAVQRDWWRLYKVEERLRQVNLGGTAIGTGLNADQKYVYIVVDILREITNVPLARAENMIDVTQNADVYVEVSGLIKAAAVNLAKIASDLRILSSGPKAGIGEIKLPPLQAGSSIMPGKVNPVATEAVSQAAFQIMANDHAITIAAMSGQLELNAFLPMLSHNLFQSLQLLQNSALLLADKCVRGIEANSDRCRMLVEGSFAMLTALSPHIGYEAASELATEADKTGRTIREVALEKKLFTREQLDTILSSVEMTKPGIAGAKAFKPKATGK